A genomic window from Megalobrama amblycephala isolate DHTTF-2021 linkage group LG2, ASM1881202v1, whole genome shotgun sequence includes:
- the acat1 gene encoding acetyl-CoA acetyltransferase, mitochondrial, producing MQFSIAIMTSSAIYSTRTHLCRHLAHKYLSRTYSTRPSLNEVVIVSAVRTPMGSFKGSLSTVPATKLGSIAIKGAIEKAGIPMEEVKEVYMGNVLQAGEGQAPARQAVLGAGLPLSTEATTINKVCASGMKSIMMAAQSLMCGHQDVMVAGGMESMSQVPYVMAREAPPYGGVKMEDLIVKDGLTDVYNKFHMGNCAENTAKNSSISREEQDAFAINSYSRSKAAWESGIMAKEVVPVSIPQRGKPDVVVKEDEEYRKVDFSKVPKLKTVFQKENGTVTAANASTLNDGAAALVLMTADAAKRLNVTPLAKIVAFADAAVAPIDFPIAPAFAVPKILKAAGLKKEDIAMWEINEAFSVVVLANIKMLDIDPNKVNINGGAVSLGHPIGMSGARIVGHMVHNLKSGQYGLAGICNGGGAASSILIQKY from the exons ATGCAGTTTTCCATCGCGATAATGACATCCAGTGCAATTTACAGTACACGCACACACCTGTGCAGACATCTG GCACATAAATATCTGAGTAGGACCTACAGCACACGACCATCTCTAAAT GAAGTTGTCATCGTCAGTGCAGTTAGGACCCCAATGGGGTCTTTCAAAGGAAGCCTTTCCACAGTACCTGCCACCAAACTCGGTTCCATTGCTATTAAAGGAGCCATCGAGAAAGCag GAATTCCTATGGAGGAGGTGAAGGAAGTTTACATGGGCAATGTGTTGCAAGCAGGAGAAGGACAAGCACCAGCCAGACAAGCTGTTCTGGGTGCAG GTCTCCCTCTGTCCACTGAGGCAACTACCATCAATAAAGTGTGTGCCTCTGGGATGAAGTCCATCATGATGGCCGCTCAGAGTCTCATGTGTGGCCATCAG GATGTGATGGTTGCTGGTGGAATGGAAAGCATGTCTCAGGTTCCGTATGTCATGGCCAGAGAAGCGCCCCCTTATGGTGGAGTGAAGATGGAGGATCTGATTGTTAAGGACGGTTTGACAGACGTCTACAACAAATTCCACATg GGCAACTGTGCTGAAAACACAGCCAAGAACAGCAGCATCTCCAGGGAGGAGCAGGACGCATTTGCCATCAACTCTTACAGCCGCAGCAAAGCAGCGTGGGAGTCTGGCATCATGGCCAAGGAAGTGGTTCCTGTGAGCATCCCTCAGAGAG GAAAACCAGACGTTGTTGTGAAGGAAGATGAAGAATATAGAAAGGTTGACTTCAGCAAAGTCCCCAAACTGAAGACTGTGTTCCAGAAAGAGAACG GCACGGTGACGGCAGCCAACGCTAGTACGCTGAATGATGGAGCGGCTGCTCTCGTGCTCATGACAGCAGATGCGGCAAAGAGGCTCAATGTCACACCGCTTGCAAAGATTGTTG CTTTTGCTGATGCTGCTGTCGCCCCCATCGACTTCCCTATCGCTCCAGCCTTTGCCGTCCCTAAG ATCCTGAAGGCTGCCGGTTTAAAGAAAGAAGACATTGCCATGTGGGAGATCAATGAAGCCTTCAGTGTCGTGGTGCTGGCCAACATCAAGATGTTAGACATCGACCCCAACAAAGTCAATATCAACGGAGGAGCAGTTTCCCTCGGACATCCAATTGG AATGTCAGGGGCAAGAATCGTAGGACACATGGTGCACAATCTGAAATCGGGACAGTACGGACTGGCCGGAATCTGCAATGGAGGAGGCGCCGCTTCCTCCATTCTGATCCAGAAGTATTAG